A genome region from Sphingomonas sp. BGYR3 includes the following:
- a CDS encoding peptidylprolyl isomerase, with protein MRFLSVLFLSLATLWATPASAQQQLLVPSNRPPAPSTTDKENLWILDLSTGGRVTIWLRSDVAPKHVERIKTLTRQKFYDGLVFHRVIDGFMAQGGDPKGDGTGGSELPDLEKEFNYLPHVRGAVSAARPGAPQGAPAEIVAKAENGANSQFFIMLAPRLSLDRDYTVFGRVLEGMQYVDSIPRGEPPAQPARIVHAWIAADNPPPYQADQTKAAVPNEDADLVIPPAGN; from the coding sequence ATGCGTTTTCTTTCCGTCCTGTTCCTCTCCCTGGCGACCCTCTGGGCGACCCCCGCTTCGGCGCAGCAGCAGCTTTTGGTGCCCAGCAATCGTCCCCCTGCCCCGTCGACGACGGACAAGGAAAACCTCTGGATCCTCGATCTGTCGACCGGCGGGCGCGTCACTATCTGGCTGCGGTCGGACGTTGCGCCAAAGCATGTCGAGCGGATCAAGACGCTGACCCGGCAGAAATTCTATGACGGCCTTGTCTTTCACCGCGTGATCGACGGTTTCATGGCACAGGGCGGCGATCCCAAGGGCGACGGCACGGGCGGATCGGAGCTGCCGGACCTGGAAAAGGAATTCAATTACCTGCCCCACGTCCGCGGTGCCGTGTCCGCGGCCCGCCCCGGCGCGCCGCAGGGCGCACCGGCGGAAATCGTGGCAAAGGCCGAAAATGGCGCGAACAGCCAGTTCTTCATCATGCTGGCCCCCCGCCTGTCGCTGGACCGGGATTATACCGTGTTCGGCCGCGTGCTGGAGGGGATGCAATATGTCGATTCCATCCCGCGCGGCGAGCCGCCGGCCCAGCCTGCCCGCATCGTTCATGCCTGGATCGCGGCGGACAATCCCCCGCCCTATCAGGCGGATCAGACAAAGGCAGCGGTGCCGAACGAGGATGCCGACTTGGTAATCCCGCCCGCCGGCAACTGA
- a CDS encoding SapC family protein: MTNYALLNNIDHAELKIAPGHGARFGEAVNQIAVLPNEFEAVQRDYPMLLMRDEDGALQTVALLGLDRGENLFVTDERWDARYIPALMARGPFLIGLGERDGVREPMIHIDLDHPRIVSDGGMGHPVFLPHGGNGPVLDATIEVLRTIHEGHVVAADCYAAWEALDLIEPIALELALNDREIYALEDYLTISQARFADLSGDELGTLHARGFLAPALYLIASLGNISALIDRKVALLAAAEGE, translated from the coding sequence ATGACCAACTATGCCCTGCTCAACAATATCGACCATGCCGAACTGAAGATCGCGCCGGGCCATGGCGCCCGCTTTGGGGAGGCGGTGAACCAGATCGCCGTGCTGCCCAATGAGTTCGAGGCCGTGCAGCGCGATTATCCCATGCTGCTGATGCGCGATGAGGACGGCGCGTTGCAGACGGTTGCCCTGCTTGGCCTTGACCGGGGCGAAAATCTGTTCGTCACTGACGAACGCTGGGACGCGCGCTATATCCCCGCGCTGATGGCGCGCGGCCCGTTCCTGATCGGACTGGGTGAGCGCGACGGCGTGCGCGAACCCATGATCCATATCGATCTGGATCATCCCCGCATCGTCAGTGATGGCGGCATGGGCCATCCGGTATTCCTGCCCCATGGCGGCAATGGCCCGGTGCTCGACGCGACGATCGAGGTATTGCGGACCATCCATGAGGGGCACGTCGTCGCCGCCGATTGCTATGCGGCGTGGGAGGCGCTTGACCTGATCGAGCCGATCGCACTCGAACTGGCGCTCAACGATCGCGAAATCTATGCGCTTGAGGACTATCTGACGATCAGCCAGGCGCGTTTTGCCGATCTCAGCGGCGATGAACTGGGCACGCTGCACGCGCGCGGCTTCCTTGCCCCCGCTTTGTATCTGATCGCCTCGCTCGGCAATATCAGCGCGCTGATCGACCGCAAGGTCGCGCTGCTGGCAGCGGCAGAGGGGGAGTAG
- a CDS encoding exodeoxyribonuclease VII small subunit, with product MAEDTQVAQLSFEDALKELERIVTQLESGDVPLDRAIDLYQQGDALRRQCAERLERAQMRIEAVRAGADGQPTGTQPFNAG from the coding sequence ATGGCCGAGGACACCCAAGTCGCGCAGCTCTCGTTCGAAGACGCGCTGAAAGAACTGGAACGGATCGTTACCCAGCTGGAAAGCGGCGACGTGCCGCTGGACCGCGCGATCGACCTGTATCAACAGGGCGATGCCCTGCGCCGCCAGTGCGCGGAACGACTGGAGCGCGCGCAGATGCGAATCGAGGCGGTGCGCGCCGGGGCCGATGGCCAGCCGACGGGCACTCAGCCCTTCAACGCAGGATAA
- the coaD gene encoding pantetheine-phosphate adenylyltransferase produces MSAPRTGVYPGTFDPITLGHMDIIRRGAKLVDRLVIGVTTNPSKNPMFSVDERMAMVRREVAGIEGDIEVVSFDSLLMDFAEREGAGIIVRGLRAVADFEYEYQMAGMNQQINNRIDTVFLMADVALQPIASRLVKEIALFGGPINRFVTPAVEAEVVARVDSIGRKGSRA; encoded by the coding sequence GTGAGCGCCCCCCGCACCGGCGTTTATCCCGGCACCTTCGACCCGATCACGCTGGGTCACATGGACATCATCCGGCGCGGGGCCAAACTGGTTGATCGGCTGGTTATCGGCGTCACGACCAATCCGTCCAAGAACCCGATGTTCAGTGTCGATGAACGCATGGCGATGGTGCGGCGAGAGGTTGCCGGGATCGAAGGCGACATCGAAGTCGTCAGTTTCGATTCGCTGCTGATGGACTTTGCCGAGCGGGAGGGCGCGGGGATCATCGTGCGCGGCCTGCGCGCCGTCGCCGATTTCGAATATGAATATCAGATGGCGGGCATGAATCAGCAGATCAACAACCGCATCGACACTGTCTTCCTGATGGCCGATGTCGCGTTGCAGCCGATTGCCAGCCGCCTGGTCAAGGAAATCGCGCTGTTTGGGGGGCCGATCAACCGCTTTGTCACCCCGGCCGTGGAGGCAGAGGTCGTCGCCCGGGTGGACAGCATCGGGCGCAAGGGCAGCCGCGCCTGA
- the queA gene encoding tRNA preQ1(34) S-adenosylmethionine ribosyltransferase-isomerase QueA, translating to MKVDAFDFELPNDRIALRPAEPRDAARMLVLDGDATLDLGVADLPRMLRAGDLMVFNDTRVIPAQLEGMRGDARIGATLHKREGPRRWRAFVRNARRVRDGDRIDFAAGVTAIAGERGEDGSLALEFEGTEPVELLLERAGTVPLPPYIASKRAIDDRDRADYQTMFAREAGAVAAPTASLHFTPALMDAIAAAGIETATLTLHVGAGTFLPVKADDTDDHRMHAEWGRIDAATADRMNAVRARGGRIIAVGTTSLRLIESAAGPDGIIRPFEGDTAIFITPGYTFRGIDGLMTNFHLPRSTLFMLVSALMGLDRMQAAYAHAIASGYRFYSYGDASLLLPPRA from the coding sequence ATGAAGGTCGACGCCTTCGATTTTGAACTGCCGAATGATCGGATCGCGCTGCGCCCGGCCGAGCCGCGCGATGCCGCGCGGATGCTGGTGCTGGACGGCGATGCGACGCTGGACTTGGGCGTGGCCGATCTGCCCCGGATGCTGCGTGCCGGTGACCTGATGGTGTTCAACGACACCCGCGTCATCCCCGCCCAGCTGGAGGGGATGCGCGGCGATGCCCGGATCGGCGCGACCTTGCACAAACGCGAAGGGCCGCGTCGCTGGCGCGCCTTTGTCCGCAATGCCCGGCGTGTCCGCGACGGCGACCGGATCGATTTCGCAGCGGGCGTCACCGCCATTGCCGGCGAGCGGGGCGAGGATGGCAGCCTGGCCCTTGAGTTCGAGGGGACGGAGCCGGTCGAACTGCTGCTGGAACGGGCGGGCACGGTGCCGCTGCCGCCCTATATCGCGTCAAAGCGCGCGATCGACGATCGCGACCGGGCGGATTACCAGACGATGTTCGCGCGGGAGGCGGGTGCCGTGGCCGCGCCCACCGCGTCGCTGCACTTCACGCCCGCGCTGATGGACGCCATTGCCGCGGCGGGGATCGAAACCGCCACCCTGACGCTGCACGTCGGGGCTGGCACCTTCTTGCCGGTCAAGGCGGACGATACCGACGATCACCGGATGCATGCCGAATGGGGCCGCATCGACGCCGCGACGGCCGACCGGATGAATGCGGTCCGCGCGCGCGGCGGGCGCATCATCGCGGTCGGCACGACCAGCCTTCGCCTCATCGAAAGCGCCGCCGGCCCGGACGGGATCATCCGTCCGTTCGAAGGCGACACGGCGATCTTCATCACCCCCGGCTACACCTTTCGCGGCATCGACGGGCTGATGACCAATTTCCACCTGCCCCGGTCGACGCTGTTCATGCTGGTATCGGCGCTGATGGGGCTGGATCGGATGCAGGCAGCCTATGCCCATGCCATTGCATCGGGGTACCGCTTCTATTCCTATGGCGATGCCAGCCTGTTGCTGCCGCCCCGCGCCTGA
- a CDS encoding TonB-dependent receptor: MKQFSLSTALVRSASVIAVAASLAVPTIASAQEADPAATSQDQTDEDIVIVGVRASINRAIDIKRNSAGVVDAISAEDIGKFPDTNLAESLQRITGVSINRVNGEGSQVAVRGFSGGFNLVTINGRQLPASNVDTSAGNAFARGTGRSFDFQNLASEGVSALEVYKTGRASVPSGGIGAAINIVTRKPLDSRETGFSGSIGAKALYDVSMSDAENDRSHITPELSGLLNWSNPDGTFGATLFGSYQLRNSASVQANPNYWNIVPLNEFLNSGTYVNANTVIENRPTTSFVQIPNDSRYQFSENRRERINAQGVVQFRPSDSLDLSIDALYASNSLQEDRSEQTNWFQRPFGRIRFDGDPQMQSAIFLQEAIQADKGYEQQAFATKTELYSVGGNAKWEVADNLSVIVDGYHSKSVSNPNNPNGTSATLVAIGAPVRSSHSLTYVDGFPQQAETINDCTNRGGNCNNTLDLADLGSQVGRTVTSRQEQRINGATARLAWDFGEGSRFDFGGQYVDSKMRSTSQQTTQTLGDWGITDTGLINQIAGDLVSTYCLTCKFDAFNPGSTGSALIAFRGNAVDLNNVLSPYYAQRGKPVGPNPPSDDTVAEKTWAVFGQMTWNGEIAGRRASAVIGVRYEQTDVRSVGIQAIPSAIRWAADNDFFVDAGGAGSEVVGTGSYENLLPSLDFNIDIVENLVGRVSFSKTLARADYGNLFATASAFAPPRPTATGGVPTGSSQNPALLPLLSDNFDVSLEWYYKPSSFISVGFFDKRVRNFIGTGVENRNLFGLRDPSSGTAGTRSGQALDFLRANNYDVSDINLFSYTALLVQNNGNAAAATAAFNSNYANGALNDAFVNALLAQVDVVAAANDPLFNFAVSQPINNREGRINGFEVAWTHFFGNSGFGFAASYTKVNGDVNVDPYANPNENVFALTGLGDSANLTGIYDKNGLSARVSYNWRDKFLTATNQGANRNPLFTAAFGTLDANISYDISDNIAVSLEAINLTSESLRQYARTETNLVFAQELKPRILVGARYRF; the protein is encoded by the coding sequence ATGAAGCAGTTCTCGCTGTCCACGGCGTTGGTCCGTTCTGCGTCGGTCATTGCCGTCGCCGCCAGCCTCGCCGTTCCGACCATTGCATCCGCCCAGGAAGCTGATCCCGCCGCGACCAGCCAGGATCAGACCGATGAAGACATCGTCATCGTCGGCGTCCGCGCATCGATCAACCGGGCCATCGACATCAAGCGTAATTCCGCCGGCGTCGTCGACGCGATCTCGGCCGAAGACATCGGCAAGTTTCCCGACACCAACCTCGCTGAATCGCTGCAGCGGATCACCGGCGTGTCGATCAACCGCGTGAACGGTGAAGGCTCGCAGGTCGCGGTCCGCGGCTTCTCTGGCGGTTTCAACCTGGTCACGATCAACGGCCGCCAGCTGCCGGCATCTAACGTCGATACCAGCGCCGGCAACGCCTTTGCCCGCGGCACTGGCCGTTCCTTCGATTTCCAGAATCTCGCCTCGGAAGGCGTCAGCGCGCTTGAGGTTTACAAGACCGGCCGCGCCAGCGTGCCGTCGGGCGGCATCGGCGCTGCCATCAACATCGTGACGCGCAAGCCGCTCGATTCGCGCGAAACCGGCTTTTCCGGCTCGATCGGCGCCAAGGCGCTGTACGATGTGTCGATGAGCGATGCGGAAAACGACCGCAGCCACATCACCCCGGAACTGTCCGGCCTACTGAACTGGAGCAACCCGGACGGCACCTTTGGCGCGACCCTGTTCGGCAGCTATCAGCTGCGCAACTCGGCGTCGGTTCAGGCGAACCCGAACTACTGGAACATCGTGCCGCTGAACGAATTCCTGAATTCGGGCACCTATGTGAACGCCAACACGGTCATCGAAAACCGGCCGACCACTTCGTTCGTTCAGATCCCGAACGACAGCCGCTATCAGTTCTCGGAAAACCGCCGCGAACGCATCAACGCGCAGGGCGTCGTTCAATTCCGCCCGTCCGACTCGCTCGATCTGAGCATCGACGCGCTGTATGCCAGCAACTCGCTGCAGGAAGACCGCAGCGAGCAGACCAACTGGTTCCAGCGGCCGTTTGGCCGCATCCGGTTCGATGGCGACCCGCAGATGCAGTCAGCGATCTTCCTTCAGGAAGCGATCCAGGCCGACAAGGGCTATGAGCAGCAGGCTTTTGCCACCAAGACCGAGCTCTACTCGGTCGGCGGCAACGCCAAGTGGGAAGTGGCCGACAATCTCAGCGTGATCGTCGATGGCTATCATTCGAAGTCGGTGTCGAACCCGAACAACCCCAACGGCACCTCTGCCACGCTGGTGGCAATCGGCGCGCCGGTGCGGTCCAGCCATTCGCTGACCTATGTCGACGGTTTCCCGCAGCAGGCCGAAACCATCAACGACTGCACCAATCGCGGCGGCAACTGCAACAACACGCTTGACCTGGCCGATCTCGGCTCGCAGGTCGGCCGCACCGTCACCTCGCGTCAGGAACAGCGGATCAACGGCGCAACCGCCCGCCTCGCCTGGGATTTCGGTGAAGGCAGCCGGTTCGATTTCGGCGGCCAGTATGTCGATTCCAAGATGCGCTCGACCTCTCAGCAGACGACGCAGACCCTTGGCGACTGGGGCATCACCGATACCGGCCTCATCAACCAGATCGCGGGCGATCTGGTCAGCACCTACTGCCTGACCTGCAAGTTCGATGCGTTCAACCCCGGCTCGACCGGTTCGGCGCTGATCGCGTTCCGCGGCAATGCCGTCGATCTCAACAACGTGCTCAGCCCCTATTATGCGCAGCGGGGCAAGCCCGTCGGTCCGAACCCGCCGTCGGACGATACGGTCGCTGAAAAGACCTGGGCCGTGTTCGGTCAGATGACGTGGAACGGCGAAATCGCCGGCCGCCGCGCCAGCGCCGTGATCGGCGTGCGCTACGAACAGACCGATGTCCGTTCGGTGGGTATCCAGGCGATCCCGTCCGCCATCCGCTGGGCGGCCGACAACGACTTCTTCGTCGATGCCGGCGGTGCCGGGTCGGAAGTGGTCGGCACCGGCAGCTATGAAAACCTGCTGCCGTCGCTCGATTTCAACATCGACATCGTCGAAAACCTGGTCGGCCGCGTGTCGTTCAGCAAGACGCTGGCCCGCGCGGATTATGGCAACCTGTTCGCTACCGCGAGCGCCTTTGCCCCGCCGCGTCCCACCGCGACGGGCGGCGTGCCGACCGGCAGCTCGCAGAACCCCGCCCTGCTGCCGCTGCTGTCGGACAATTTCGACGTGTCGCTGGAATGGTATTACAAGCCGTCGAGCTTCATCTCGGTCGGTTTCTTTGACAAGCGCGTCCGCAACTTCATCGGCACCGGCGTTGAAAACCGGAACCTGTTCGGGCTGCGCGATCCCAGCTCGGGGACGGCGGGCACGCGTTCGGGCCAGGCGCTCGATTTCCTGCGCGCCAATAATTACGACGTGTCGGACATCAACCTGTTCTCGTACACGGCGCTGCTGGTCCAGAACAACGGCAACGCGGCAGCAGCCACGGCGGCGTTCAATTCCAACTATGCCAATGGCGCGCTGAACGATGCGTTCGTCAACGCACTGCTGGCACAGGTCGATGTGGTGGCGGCTGCCAACGATCCGCTGTTCAACTTTGCGGTGTCTCAGCCGATCAACAACCGCGAAGGCCGGATCAACGGCTTTGAAGTGGCCTGGACGCACTTCTTCGGGAACAGCGGCTTCGGCTTTGCTGCGTCGTACACCAAGGTGAACGGCGACGTGAATGTCGATCCCTATGCCAACCCGAACGAGAACGTGTTCGCGCTGACCGGCCTTGGCGACAGCGCCAACCTGACCGGCATTTACGACAAGAACGGCCTGTCGGCCCGCGTGTCGTACAACTGGCGCGACAAGTTCCTGACGGCGACCAACCAGGGCGCGAACCGCAACCCGCTGTTCACGGCCGCGTTCGGCACGTTGGATGCGAACATCAGCTACGACATCTCGGACAACATTGCGGTGTCGCTGGAAGCGATCAACCTGACCAGCGAATCGCTGCGGCAATATGCCCGCACCGAAACGAACCTGGTGTTCGCTCAGGAGCTGAAGCCGCGCATCCTGGTCGGCGCGCGTTACCGCTTCTGA
- a CDS encoding farnesyl diphosphate synthase, translating to MTPLLAAALGDVGEEMDRQFDRLLPVPDDARASLYQAMRHASIGGGKRLRPLLVFATGRLFGVDRRCMARAALAIEAIHVYSLIHDDLPAMDDDDMRRGKPTVHKAFDEATAILAGDCLHDLAFDVLAHEDTHADPFVRVELIADLARAAGPAGMGGGQMMDLKAEETTFDLPTVTRLQAMKTGALISASVEAGAILGRVPVEGRTGLRGYARDIGLAFQIADDLLDVEGDEEAAGKKLRKDGEAGKETFLSLLGIDRAREQARLLVDQAIAHLHAHGPEADLLRDIARYVLERDR from the coding sequence ATGACACCGTTGCTCGCCGCCGCGCTGGGGGATGTGGGCGAGGAAATGGACCGGCAGTTCGACCGGCTGTTGCCCGTGCCGGACGATGCCCGTGCCAGCCTGTATCAGGCGATGCGCCACGCCAGCATCGGCGGCGGCAAGCGGTTGCGCCCGCTGCTGGTCTTTGCCACCGGCCGGCTGTTCGGCGTCGACCGGCGCTGCATGGCCCGCGCTGCGCTGGCGATCGAGGCGATCCATGTCTATTCCCTGATCCACGACGATCTGCCCGCGATGGACGATGACGACATGCGCCGGGGCAAGCCGACGGTGCACAAGGCATTTGACGAGGCGACGGCGATCCTGGCCGGCGACTGCCTGCACGATCTCGCCTTCGACGTGCTGGCGCATGAGGATACCCATGCCGATCCGTTCGTCCGGGTCGAACTGATCGCCGATCTGGCCCGCGCCGCCGGCCCCGCCGGCATGGGCGGCGGACAGATGATGGACCTGAAGGCGGAAGAGACAACGTTCGACCTGCCCACCGTCACCCGGCTTCAGGCGATGAAGACCGGCGCCCTGATCTCCGCCTCGGTCGAGGCGGGGGCCATCTTGGGCCGGGTTCCGGTCGAGGGGCGCACCGGCCTTCGCGGCTATGCCCGCGACATCGGCCTTGCGTTCCAGATCGCGGATGATCTTCTGGACGTCGAGGGGGACGAGGAAGCGGCCGGCAAGAAGCTGCGCAAGGATGGCGAGGCGGGCAAGGAAACCTTCCTCTCCCTGCTCGGCATCGACCGAGCCCGCGAACAGGCCCGGCTGCTGGTCGATCAGGCGATCGCGCATCTCCACGCCCATGGCCCCGAAGCGGACCTGCTGCGCGACATCGCCCGCTACGTGCTGGAACGCGACCGGTGA
- a CDS encoding AMP-binding protein, translating to MTDFDPLWRTLYRHPGPWDQALPPATMIDLFDETARARGQAPLIDFLGRHYSYAETLDGANRVAAGLSRMGYGKGDRIGLFLPNVPHYVAAYYGILKLGATVVNFSPLYTVDELAAQVADSGTRALFTLSASALLPTALKVLDRSGLERLIVGSVAGALPMAKSILYRLFRQSEVTERPHDPRVTAFSALIANDGRHTPPAIDPERDIALIQYTGGTTGTPKGAMLSHQNLSANARQVAWLDPRLGKREDRVLGVLPMFHVFANTCVLNRTVVTGGEIVMLPRFDAGQALDAIQRARCTALPGVPTMYRALLDHPKLAQTNLRSLEICISGGAPLAAELKAAFEEKTGARVIEGYGLSESSGVVSTNPYDAEGKTGTIGQPLIGTRVRLVDKEDPTRPAPEGEPGEIVVCGPQIMCGYWNRPEADAEVFIDDPDTRVPGRHWLRTGDVGTIDADGFIRIVDRLKDMIAVGGFKVFPSQIEALLYHHPAVKETLVIGLPDAYLGERPHAYVTLHPEAEPIDGAALRDWLNPQLGKHERVAEVIVRLTLPKTMIGKLSRKDLVAEVMAEAAARG from the coding sequence ATGACGGACTTCGACCCCCTGTGGCGCACGCTTTATCGGCATCCGGGACCCTGGGATCAGGCCCTGCCGCCGGCCACCATGATCGACCTGTTCGACGAAACCGCGCGCGCCAGGGGCCAGGCGCCGCTCATCGATTTCCTGGGCCGGCATTACAGCTATGCCGAAACGCTGGACGGGGCGAACCGGGTCGCGGCCGGCCTTTCGCGGATGGGCTATGGCAAGGGCGACCGGATCGGCCTGTTCCTGCCCAACGTGCCCCATTATGTCGCGGCCTATTACGGCATCCTCAAACTGGGTGCGACCGTCGTCAATTTCTCGCCGCTCTACACCGTCGACGAACTGGCCGCGCAGGTCGCGGATTCGGGCACGCGGGCGCTGTTCACCCTGTCGGCCAGCGCGCTGCTGCCCACCGCGCTCAAGGTGCTGGACCGCAGCGGGCTGGAACGCCTGATCGTCGGATCGGTCGCCGGTGCGCTGCCGATGGCGAAATCCATCCTCTATCGCCTGTTCCGGCAGAGCGAGGTGACGGAAAGGCCGCATGACCCGCGCGTCACCGCCTTTTCCGCACTGATCGCCAATGACGGACGGCACACCCCGCCCGCCATCGATCCCGAACGCGACATTGCCCTGATCCAATATACCGGCGGCACCACGGGCACGCCCAAGGGGGCGATGCTCAGCCACCAGAACCTGTCCGCCAATGCCCGTCAGGTGGCCTGGCTCGACCCGCGGCTGGGCAAGCGGGAGGACCGGGTGCTGGGCGTGCTGCCCATGTTCCACGTCTTTGCCAATACCTGCGTCCTCAACCGGACCGTGGTGACCGGCGGAGAGATCGTGATGCTGCCCCGGTTCGATGCGGGTCAGGCGCTGGACGCGATCCAGCGGGCGCGCTGTACCGCCCTGCCCGGCGTGCCGACCATGTACCGCGCGCTGCTGGACCATCCGAAACTGGCGCAGACCAATTTGCGGTCGCTGGAAATCTGTATCTCCGGCGGCGCGCCGCTTGCCGCCGAGCTGAAGGCGGCGTTCGAGGAAAAGACCGGCGCGCGGGTGATCGAGGGCTATGGCCTGTCGGAAAGTTCGGGCGTCGTCTCGACCAATCCCTATGACGCGGAAGGCAAGACCGGCACCATCGGCCAGCCGCTGATCGGCACCCGCGTCCGACTGGTCGACAAGGAAGATCCCACCCGCCCCGCGCCGGAGGGGGAACCGGGCGAGATCGTGGTATGCGGGCCGCAGATCATGTGCGGATACTGGAACCGGCCAGAGGCGGACGCAGAGGTGTTCATCGACGATCCCGACACCCGCGTGCCCGGCCGCCACTGGCTGCGCACCGGCGATGTCGGCACGATCGATGCCGACGGATTCATCCGCATCGTCGACCGGTTGAAGGACATGATCGCCGTTGGCGGGTTCAAGGTGTTCCCCAGCCAGATCGAGGCATTGCTGTATCACCACCCGGCCGTGAAGGAGACGCTGGTGATCGGCCTGCCCGACGCGTATCTGGGCGAGCGGCCGCACGCCTATGTCACGCTGCACCCGGAGGCGGAGCCGATCGACGGCGCGGCGCTGCGCGACTGGCTGAACCCGCAGCTGGGCAAGCATGAGCGCGTGGCCGAAGTGATCGTGCGCCTGACCCTGCCCAAGACGATGATTGGCAAACTGAGCCGCAAGGACCTGGTCGCCGAGGTGATGGCAGAGGCGGCGGCGCGCGGCTGA
- a CDS encoding cupin-like domain-containing protein — protein sequence MALPVPARTRVIDGTDAATLPIADLIAEGRPAILRGIARDLPLVAAGRAGPDHAIAYLKTFDGGRPITVYCGDPAIGGRFGYADEYRGLNFSATRAGLSETLDRIAATLGDPAAPSLYVGSTDLDLYLPGLRAQAALPFGDPSLAAHPPLVSIWIGNRTTARAHFDMSNNIAVTMVGRRRFTLFPPDQIGNLYPGPLDPTPAGQVISTVDFAAPDLSRHPGFADALAAAEVAEMEPGDALIYPALWWHQVEALDPFNAMINYWWNQASPHMDTPMLTLLHGLISLRDRPDGEKAAWRALFDHYVFGPATRAGDPLPPHARGPLAAPMDPMEARRLRAMILQKMNR from the coding sequence ATGGCGCTGCCCGTGCCTGCCCGGACCCGCGTGATCGACGGAACCGATGCAGCCACGCTGCCCATCGCCGATCTGATCGCAGAGGGGCGGCCGGCGATCCTGCGCGGCATCGCCCGCGATCTGCCGCTGGTCGCGGCAGGCCGCGCCGGGCCGGATCATGCCATCGCCTATCTCAAGACCTTTGATGGCGGCCGCCCGATCACCGTCTATTGCGGCGATCCCGCCATTGGCGGACGGTTCGGCTATGCCGACGAGTATCGCGGGCTGAATTTTTCCGCCACCCGTGCCGGGCTGTCGGAAACGCTGGACCGGATCGCCGCCACGCTGGGTGATCCCGCCGCGCCAAGCCTGTATGTCGGATCGACCGATCTCGATCTGTATCTGCCCGGCCTGCGCGCACAGGCGGCATTGCCCTTTGGCGATCCGTCGCTTGCCGCGCATCCGCCGTTGGTCAGCATCTGGATCGGTAACCGCACCACCGCACGCGCGCATTTCGACATGTCGAACAACATCGCCGTGACGATGGTCGGCCGCCGCCGCTTCACCCTGTTCCCGCCGGATCAGATCGGCAATCTCTATCCCGGCCCGCTTGATCCCACGCCCGCGGGTCAGGTGATCAGCACGGTCGATTTCGCCGCGCCCGACCTGTCGCGGCATCCCGGTTTCGCCGATGCCCTTGCCGCGGCGGAGGTTGCGGAAATGGAACCGGGCGATGCCCTGATCTATCCCGCGCTGTGGTGGCATCAGGTCGAGGCGCTGGACCCGTTCAACGCCATGATCAACTATTGGTGGAACCAGGCATCGCCGCACATGGACACGCCGATGCTGACCCTGCTGCATGGCCTTATTTCGCTGCGCGACCGGCCGGACGGGGAAAAGGCGGCGTGGCGCGCCCTGTTCGACCATTATGTGTTCGGCCCCGCAACCCGCGCGGGCGATCCCCTGCCCCCCCATGCCCGCGGACCGCTTGCCGCGCCGATGGACCCGATGGAGGCGCGCCGCCTGCGCGCCATGATCCTGCAAAAGATGAACCGATGA